A DNA window from Ipomoea triloba cultivar NCNSP0323 chromosome 10, ASM357664v1 contains the following coding sequences:
- the LOC116033654 gene encoding uncharacterized protein LOC116033654, whose product MRNHSRRDRCSSGGSNSFPDNLKDLVHSCISVEPRKSNAAEDSDENHVNPTVDLTDLWVHKPQYHTGNNNNNNNGAEENSKSPKKSSGSGKSGSENWERARKKVLSGRKEDEDGLEAPRVVSSIVKRWKDFEAEKKTPQPANSSSTCSTRTNSATTLIPESVEILPAPASSVACDESSDGTDTPTNDDSSCVDWESDRRVMSAPPSIRGRDSDATESERVRVIDIIKKLTSSGGEESHDREHSASAAALSESVPPLPRVKTSAAEHGCFCPLVPSPRKIRGRRAFNDLLMQMERERVRELEGLSGRKAVSKFQQKGRIQAMLKLKLLRRETEVKDSAPTNCMSPQSIKLTQSSIMHLREKFKTDSKPTCSSKEAAAASDSHSPETCRPGIPTCKRKKDTKEKEKKEKKENGSTTSKQLQEENHHPRREAATELQSSQCKDIIKSDNQIKVCQNCQQTDSNVSPNQISKKPSKTERLQVVIPKLTEPAETTKPSGCSKSEETGKEQRNSVEWTNNDWEENDWGWIRDFSQHTHNGWDQLRLHFQPHLHQQDCQKRVCCNEEASQEWINDVSRPRSEWEDLRQARYQEMLDPYFNNDLQELLQRKSVSNFLLGGLRNKIDQLMISRSQKQPPTEDHEIEKQVTDSKGEKVAEEGVESGGGNGRKTYQEEDEYGDGNDSTHTWSNNQECDMRDEYDQMPSTTLPQFQPSTFFTQENEMKLIHGLMGHMEQLHQEMSEIRRAIINCIDMQVKLQNSIKDEVVTAFNQLGKKDNVKSPSGDECKSKRNCIMCHEKLVNALLYRCGHMITCYKCAQELQWGEGKCPICQAPIVDVVRACVDA is encoded by the exons ATGAGAAATCACAGCCGGCGCGACCGTTGCAGTTCCGGCGGGTCCAATTCTTTCCCGGATAATCTCAAGGATTTGGTGCATTCTTGTATTTCCGTCGAGCCCAGAAAGTCCAACGCCGCCGAAGATTCCGACGAAAATCATGTTAACCCGACTGTGGACCTCACGGATTTGTGGGTTCATAAACCGCAGTATCATACCGggaataacaataataataataatggtgcGGAAGAGAATTCGAAGAGCCCGAAGAAGAGCTCCGGGAGCGGCAAAAGTGGTTCTGAGAATTGGGAGAGAGCTCGGAAGAAAGTTTTGTCGGGGAGAAAGGAAGACGAGGACGGGTTGGAGGCTCCGAGGGTGGTGTCTTCAATCGTGAAAAGATGGAAAGATTTCGAGGCGGAGAAGAAAACCCCGCAGCCCGCTAATAGCTCCTCTACTTGCTCCACCAGGACGAACTCGGCGACGACGTTGATACCGGAGAGCGTGGAGATCCTGCCGGCGCCGGCGAGCTCCGTGGCCTGCGACGAATCTTCGGACGGGACCGACACGCCCACCAACGACGACTCCTCGTGCGTGGACTGGGAATCGGACAGGCGGGTGATGAGCGCGCCGCCGTCGATCCGCGGGAGAGATTCCGATGCGACGGAGAGCGAGAGGGTGAGGGTAATAGATATTATCAAGAAACTGACATCTAGCGGCGGCGAGGAGAGCCACGACCGCGAGCACAGCGCCAGCGCCGCCGCATTGAGTGAATCAGTGCCGCCGCTCCCCCGGGTTAAAACTTCAGCGGCGGAGCATGGCTGTTTCTGCCCTCTCGTCCCCTCGCCCCGCAAGATCAGAGGCCGACGGGCCTTCAACGACTTGCTTATGCAAATGGAGCGAGAAAGAGTGAGAGAGCTCGAAGGTCTTTCAGGGCGTAAAGCCGTTTCCAAATTCCAGCAAAAAGGCCGCATTCAG GCTATGTTGAAGCTTAAGCTTCTAAGACGCGAGACGGAAGTGAAAGATTCAGCACCCACTAATTGCATGTCGCCTCAATCAATCAAATTAACTCAATCTTCTATAATGCATCTCAG GGAGAAATTCAAAACAGACTCAAAACCAACCTGCAGCTCCAAAGAAGCTGCTGCTGCTTCTGACAGCCACAGCCCAGAAACATGCAGACCTGGAATTCCCACTTGCAAGCGCAAAAAAGACAcaaaggagaaggagaagaaggagaAAAAGGAGAATGGCTCAACAACATCAAAGCAGCTTCAAGAAGAGAATCATCATCCTCGTCGTGAAGCCGCAACTGAGCTGCAATCAAGTCAATGCAAAGACATTATCAAATCtgataatcaaattaaagtttgCCAAAACTGTCAACAAACTGACTCCAATGTTAGTCCCaatcaaatttcaaagaaaCCCAGCAAAACGGAAAGGTTGCAGGTAGTGATCCCTAAGCTAACAGAGCCTGCAGAAACAACAAAACCTTCCGGCTGCAGCAAAAGTGAAGAAACTGGGAAAGAACAAAGGAATAGCGTTGAGTGGACGAATAATGATTGGGAAGAAAACGATTGGGGCTGGATAAGAGACTTTTCCCAGCACACACACAACGGGTGGGATCAACTACGCCTCCATTTCCAGCCTCATCTTCATCAACAAGATTGCCAGAAACGAGTTTGTTGTAATGAGGAGGCCAGCCAGGAGTGGATTAATGATGTTTCCCGCCCACGCAGCGAATGGGAAGATCTCAGGCAAGCAAGATATCAAGAGATGCTTGACCCTTACTTCAATAATGACTTACAAGAACTGCTCCAAAG gAAAAGCGTTTCCAATTTTCTTTTAGGTGGTTTGCGAAACAAAATAGATCAACTGATGATATCTCGCTCGCAAAAACAACCACCCACAGAGGATCATGAGATAGAGAAACAAGTGACAGACAGCAAGGGAGAGAAGGTGGCAGAAGAGGGAGTTGAGAGTGGTGGAGGAAATGGAAGAAAAACTTATCAAGAAGAGGACGAGTATGGAGATGGTAACGATTCCACCCACACTTGGAGCAATAATCAAGAATGTGACATGAGGGATGAGTATGATCAAATGCCATCAACCACTTTACCTCAATTCCAACCATCCACCTTTTTTACCCAAGAAAAT GAAATGAAACTCATACATGGACTAATGGGGCATATGGAGCAACTCCATCAAGAGATGTCGGAAATACGAAGAGCAATCATCAACTGCATAGACATGCAAGTGAAACTACAGAATTCGATCAAGGACGAGGTTGTAACCGCGTTTAATCAGTTAg GTAAAAAAGATAACGTAAAGTCCCCCAGCGGTGATGAATGCAAAAGCAAACGGAACTGCATTATGTGCCACGAGAAGCTAGTCAACGCTTTACTGTATAG ATGTGGACATATGATCACGTGCTACAAGTGTGCCCAGGAGTTGCAGTGGGGTGAGGGGAAGTGCCCGATATGCCAAGCTCCAATCGTGGACGTTGTGCGTGCATGCGTGGATGCATGA
- the LOC116033705 gene encoding peroxidase 7, producing MKGSCIIINFLLFLTVVSVSADEGTPAAGYTDDASLSFNYYTNSCPELEKIVHNILKKWIKKDYTLAPALMRLHFHDCAVRGCDGSILLNHEGSERSGNASKSLRGFEVINDIKQEVEKKCPKTVSCADILTVAARDATLAVGGPFWMVPYGRKDGRVSFAKEADSMVPMGKENITDLIEFYQSKGLNILDLVVLSGAHTIGRTACEALQFRLYNYNGTNGADTTINPRYLNYLRRKCRWASEYVNLDAVTPNTFDVQYYKNLQKGMGLLTTDQLLYSDPRTAPLVAALASQPSVFEHQFAASMVKLGNIQDYVDDDREIRVNCDCVNNN from the exons ATGAAGGGCTCTTGTATCATCATCAACTTCCTCCTCTTCCTCACAGTTGTGAGTGTGTCGGCGGATGAAGGCACGCCGGCCGCCGGTTACACCGACGACGCATCATTGTCTTTCAACTACTACACAAATAGCTGCCCGGAGCTAGAAAAAATTGTGCACAATATTCTCAAGAAGTGGATCAAGAAGGATTACACCCTCGCCCCGGCACTCATGAGGTTGCACTTCCATGACTGCGCCGTTAGG GGGTGTGATGGTTCCATTCTATTGAACCATGAAGGAAGCGAGAGGAGTGGCAATGCAAGCAAATCGTTGAGGGGATTCGAGGTGATCAACGACATCAAGCAAGAGGTAGAGAAGAAGTGCCCCAAAACAGTCTCCTGCGCCGACATTCTCACCGTCGCCGCCAGAGACGCCACGCTCGCCGTCGGAGGCCCCTTCTGGATGGTCCCCTACGGCCGGAAAGACGGCCGCGTTTCCTTTGCCAAGGAAGCAGACTCCATGGTCCCCATGGGCAAAGAAAACATCACAGATTTAATCGAATTCTACCAGTCCAAGGGCTTAAACATCCTCGACTTAGTCGTCCTTTCTG GAGCGCACACGATTGGAAGAACAGCGTGCGAAGCGCTACAGTTCAGGCTATACAACTATAACGGAACAAACGGAGCAGACACGACAATTAATCCTCGTTACCTAAACTATCTTCGAAGGAAGTGCAGATGGGCGTCGGAATACGTGAATCTTGACGCCGTCACGCCCAACACATTCGACGTTCAGTACTACAAGAATCTGCAGAAGGGAATGGGGCTTCTGACGACGGACCAGTTGCTGTACTCCGACCCGAGAACGGCGCCGCTCGTCGCCGCCTTGGCCTCTCAGCCGTCGGTGTTTGAGCACCAGTTTGCGGCGTCCATGGTCAAGCTTGGCAACATCCAAGACTACGTGGATGATGATCGTGAAATTCGAGTTAACT